A region of Desulfovibrio sp. DNA encodes the following proteins:
- the rfbB gene encoding dTDP-glucose 4,6-dehydratase, which translates to MRLLVTGGCGFIGTNFVYMMLKKHPDMVIVNLDKLTYAGNRFNLLPIEQSLGGKRYHFVHGDIANAELVAHIITDHKIDAVVNFAAESHVDRSIADCNPFILTNVLGTQVLLDTARRLGIPKFVHVSTDEVYGTLGPEGKFTEQTPLAPNSPYSASKASADMLCRAFFETYDFPVTITRCSNNYGPFQFPEKLIPLMIMKASRGESLPVYGDGMNVRDWIFVTDHCRGVELTLLSGKPGQAYNFGGNAEKPNIEVVKTILKALGQPEDLISYVKDRPGHDRRYAMDYSLAARELGFEPEYTFERGIAETLEWYKANTSWMEQVQSGAYLTFMDKWYEERQ; encoded by the coding sequence ATGCGACTTCTCGTAACCGGCGGGTGCGGATTCATCGGCACCAACTTCGTGTACATGATGCTTAAGAAGCATCCGGACATGGTCATCGTCAACTTAGACAAGCTGACCTACGCCGGAAACCGCTTCAACCTGCTGCCCATTGAACAAAGCCTTGGCGGAAAGCGCTATCATTTCGTGCATGGCGATATCGCCAACGCCGAACTGGTGGCCCATATCATCACCGACCACAAGATCGACGCGGTAGTAAACTTTGCGGCCGAATCCCACGTGGACCGCTCCATCGCGGACTGCAACCCCTTCATACTGACCAACGTCCTTGGCACCCAGGTGCTTTTGGACACCGCCCGCCGCCTGGGCATACCCAAATTCGTGCACGTATCCACGGATGAGGTTTACGGAACCCTAGGCCCCGAAGGCAAATTCACCGAACAGACCCCGCTGGCGCCAAACAGCCCCTACTCCGCCTCCAAGGCCTCGGCGGACATGCTGTGCCGCGCCTTTTTCGAAACATACGACTTCCCGGTGACCATCACCCGCTGTTCCAACAACTACGGGCCCTTCCAGTTCCCGGAAAAGCTTATTCCACTGATGATCATGAAGGCATCGCGGGGTGAATCCCTGCCCGTGTACGGCGACGGCATGAACGTTCGCGACTGGATATTCGTCACCGACCACTGCCGCGGCGTGGAGCTGACCCTTCTTTCCGGCAAGCCTGGCCAGGCCTACAACTTCGGAGGCAATGCGGAAAAACCCAACATTGAAGTGGTCAAAACCATCCTCAAAGCCCTGGGGCAGCCCGAAGACCTGATCTCCTACGTCAAGGACCGCCCCGGACACGACCGCCGCTACGCCATGGACTACTCCCTGGCTGCGCGCGAGCTTGGCTTCGAACCCGAGTACACCTTCGAACGCGGCATCGCCGAGACCCTGGAGTGGTACAAGGCCAATACCTCCTGGATGGAACAGGTCCAGAGCGGAGCCTACCTCACCTTCATGGACAAATGGTACGAGGAACGCCAGTGA
- the rfbD gene encoding dTDP-4-dehydrorhamnose reductase, whose amino-acid sequence MVRGTPVSSRVTVLGGRTGLLGVPLARAFDAEGFETEPLGRADLDICDPVAMSKYLDEFRPDWLVNAVAYTAVDLAEDEPQEAARLNKTLPAMLGRLCADRGIGLLHFSTDFVFNGKKSTPYTEDDPVGPESVYGQSKLDGEKALMALALPRLIIARVAWLFGPGKKNFVRTILNLAKDRSELKVVHDQIGSPSYTLDLADYSVALVKAGTPGLFHLANAGRASWCQLASEAVAAAGYECQVLPITSADYPLKATRPAYSVLDTTKFSEATGVAPRPWLQALREYVYAELEPGEAE is encoded by the coding sequence ATGGTACGAGGAACGCCAGTGAGCAGCCGCGTCACCGTGCTGGGCGGGCGGACCGGGCTTCTGGGAGTTCCCCTGGCCCGGGCCTTCGATGCCGAGGGTTTTGAGACCGAACCTCTGGGCCGTGCCGACTTGGACATCTGCGACCCGGTGGCAATGAGCAAATACCTGGACGAATTTCGTCCGGACTGGCTGGTCAACGCCGTGGCCTACACCGCCGTGGATCTGGCCGAGGACGAACCACAGGAGGCAGCGCGCTTAAACAAAACCCTTCCCGCCATGCTTGGCAGGCTCTGCGCCGACAGGGGAATAGGGCTTTTGCACTTCAGCACGGATTTCGTATTCAACGGGAAAAAGAGCACTCCCTATACCGAGGACGACCCTGTGGGGCCTGAGAGCGTTTACGGGCAGTCCAAACTCGATGGCGAAAAAGCCCTTATGGCCCTTGCCCTGCCGCGCCTGATCATCGCCCGGGTGGCCTGGCTTTTCGGACCGGGCAAGAAGAATTTCGTGCGCACCATCCTGAACCTCGCCAAGGACCGCAGCGAGCTCAAGGTGGTGCACGACCAGATCGGCTCTCCATCCTACACCCTGGACCTGGCCGACTATTCCGTGGCCCTGGTGAAGGCCGGAACACCCGGACTCTTCCATCTGGCCAACGCGGGCCGGGCCAGCTGGTGCCAACTGGCCAGCGAAGCAGTGGCCGCGGCCGGGTACGAGTGCCAGGTGCTGCCCATCACCAGCGCCGACTATCCCCTAAAAGCCACGCGCCCTGCCTACTCCGTACTGGACACCACCAAGTTCTCCGAGGCCACCGGGGTCGCGCCCAGACCCTGGCTGCAGGCCCTGCGCGAATACGTGTACGCCGAGCTGGAACCCGGCGAAGCCGAATAA